TGAAAATATGTCCGTATTAAAAGGTGGTGCCGCCGCACTATATGGCTCCAGAGCAGCAAATGGAGTTATTATGATTACCACCAAAAAAGGACAAAAGGGACGCAAATTTGCAGTGAACTACAATTCTTCTTTTATGTTCCAAAATCCTATTCTTCCCGAGTTTCAATCGGTATATGGACAAGGAGGCACCAATAGTGCAGGAGAAAGATTCCAACTATTAAATGGTTTAGGAGAAAATTATGGACCAAAGTTTGACCCTAATTTATACCTTCTTCAAAACGGCTCTCCAGAATATGCCGATGGTGTGAAAATACCTTTTGTTAGAAGATATGATTTAAGAGATATTTTCAAAACAGGGACTCAAATCGTAAACAACATAAGCGTACAAGGAACTACCGACGATATTTCTTATCGTATATCTTATACTAATAATCAAAACGAAGGTTATATCCCAAACACTAATTTACATAAAAATACATTCTCAACCCACAGTACCTTTAAACTAACACCTAAGTTTGACTTATCCACTAGCCTAAATTTTGTGAATACTAAAAGTGATAATGTCCCCGTAACAGGATATGGTTCTCAAGGACTTATGTATGTACTGTATTGGAATCATCTAAATAACGATTTAAAATGGGCAAAAAACTATTGGCTAGAACCTGGAGTAAAACAAAACTACTCTCTAGGGTGGGCAGATAACCCTTATTTAATCGCCAATGAGAACATCAATGCCTTTAATAGAGACCGATTTTTTGGTAGCATTCAGCTAGACTATAAGATTAATCAAAACTTCTCTGCCCTCATAAGAACTGGACTAGATTATCAAAATGAAGATAGAACTTCTAGAAGACCTATGGCATCTCATAGGTATAGAAAGGGAATGCTAAGGCTACAGGACCTCAACTTTAATGAAGTAAATGTGGATATGCTCTTAAAATATCAAAATAAATTTGGTGATTTTGAGCTAGATGTACTAGGCGGCTTGAGTAGAATGGATAGAAAACTTGGTGAAAAGTTTCTGCAATCCAACGCTTTAATGACCCACGGCATCTACTCTCTAAACAATACACAGAATTTTGTATCTAGATACAGCGAATTTACCCAAGAAAGAATTAATTCTGTTTTAGGAAGCATCAATTTGGGATATAAAGATTATGCATTTTTAGAAGTAACCGCCCGTAACGATTGGTTCTCTACTCTACCCACAAACAAAAACACTTATCTCTATCCATCAGCCTCTTTCAGTTGGCTACTCAATAAATCTTTAAATATGGGTAGAGCCATCAATCTGCTCAAAATAAGAACCAACTGGGCGATTATTGCCAATGGAACCTCTCCCGAATTTTTACAAAAAAAATATCTTTCTGGAGGTTTACTAGGTACTGTTACCAATCCTACAGTAGCTCCAAATACAGACATAAAGCCTGAAACTACCACCACAAAAGAAGTCGGACTAGAGTTTATTGGATTTAAAAACAGACTGGAGTTTAATGCTTCTTTCTACCAAAATGCAACCAAAAACCAGATTATCCCTGTAAGAATATCCGACGCCACAGGATATAATGCCAACCTAGTAAACGCTGGTTTGGTGGAAAACCAAGGTATAGAAGCCTTCCTAAGATGGACAGCCGTAAAATCTAAAAACTTTATGTGGAATATGAGTTTCAACTTTACTAGAAACAGAGGCTGGGTTAGAGAACTTTACAAAGATTTGCAATCTTATATTATCGCTGAAGGTCCTGCAGATGTAACCATAGAAGCTAGACCTGGTGGAAGAATGGGCGATATATATGGTTATGTATTTAAAAGAACTAATGACGGTCAAATTATCTTTAATGAAGGACTCCCTGTACTATCAGACACCAAAGAACGCATAGGAAACTACAATCCTGATTTTATGCTAGGCTTTAGAAATCAATTCAATTATAAAAACTTCTCACTCGGAGTGCTATTTGATATTAGAAAAGGAGGCGTTATCTATTCTTATACCAATGCCATAGGCGGAGAGTCTGGGGTACTACCATATACACTAGAAGGGAGAGAAACAGGTATCATAGGAAAAGGAGTTAAACTAGAAAATGGCACATATGTGCCTAACGATGTCAGAGTATATCCAGAAAAATATTATCATTTTGGAGGCTATTACACTAGAAACAACGCCGAGTCTAACTCGTTTGATGCTTCGTTCATTAAATTAAGAGAAGTTAGCCTTGGATACTCATTGCCAAAAGAGTGGATAAAATCTGCTGGAATGGAAGAGTTACATATCTCTTTAGTTGGTAGAAATCTCCTAAGATGGACTAAAACACCTCAACATATAGACCCAGAATCTATGGCTATGTCTGGTGGTACTCTGCTACCAGGTATGGAGGTAATGCAATATCCTGTAGCTATAGGGTACGGCGTAAACTTTAATATTAAATTCTAAATCAAGGAAAAAATGAAAAAAATATTTTTAATCTTAACCAGTACTTTTGTCTTCAATTCCTGCACTAGAGGTTTTGAGGAAATGAACAAAGATAAAGATAATTTTACCGAAGAAACGGTAAGTGTAAATCTATTATTACCCAATATTCTTTATCGCATAGCGGATACCAATGTAGACAATAATTTTAGTCTAGGCAATAAAGTATCACAAATGATTAGCTACATACAATATAACCAAATAGATACTTATACATGGACTGCCAATGATAGTTATTGGAAACTTTATGGACAAATAGAAAACCTCAACGATATAGAAAACATAGGCAAAAAATCTCATAAAGAAGAATACATAGGTGTGGCCAAGGTGTTAAAAGCTTTTATTTTTACTCAAATGTCCGATGCCTATGGTCCTATCCCTATGTCCGAAGCAGGACAGTACAAACAAGGAATACTTACTCCAAAGTATGACTCTCAAGAAGAAGTTTACAAAGGTGCAAACCAAATGCTCAAAGAAGCCAACCAAATACTAAAAAAAGGAGCAACAATAGAGGGTGACAAACTCTACGGAGGCGATATAAGTAAATGGCGAATTTTCGCCAATTCTTTACGTCTAAGGGTTCTAATAAAAATCATGAACAAACAAGATGTAAGTTCAGAAATTAGAGAAATCCTCTCCAATCCTAACGAATATCCAATATTCAAAACCAACCAAGATGCTGCAATCTATTATTATTCAGGCGTTGGAAATGATGTTTCTCCTTACTCCGCTGGTAGAGGCAGAGTTTATGAAATTGAGCAACTTACAGCCTTATCTACCACAATGTTAGACTTAGCAAAAAAATACAACGACCCTAGAATTGACACTTGGTACAACAAACCTCAAAATAGTAGCCATACAGAACACAAAGCCATCAAGCCAGGTTCTTATTCCACTGACTACAGAAACCTCTCTATGCTTAACCTAAATTTCCATTACAATCCTACCCTAATTAAAGGAATTTTAATGACTTACTCCGAGCTAGAGTTCATTTTAGCAGAAATGGCAGAAAAAGGTTGGGTAAACCTTCCTGCAAAGCAACATTACGAAAACGGAGTCAAAGCTAGTTTTGAATTCTGGAATACCGCAATGCCTCAAAACTATCTTACAGAAACTGCTGCTTATACAGGAGACAAACTTGTATTGATAGCAGAACAAAAATGGTTAGCGTTCTTTTGGAATGGCTTTGAGGCGTGGAACGATTTTAAAAGAACAGGATTACCTCAACTGAAACCAAGTGAAGGCAATACTAACGGTAACAAAATACCATCAAGGCTAATATATCCTTCTATTGAACAATCTGTAAATAGAGATAATTATCAAAAAGCCTCTAATCTACTAGGTGGAGATAATATTAATTCTAAAATGTGGTGGCAAAACTAAACTTCTAAATTTTAAACCAAAATAAACAATGACATTAC
This Riemerella anatipestifer DNA region includes the following protein-coding sequences:
- a CDS encoding SusD/RagB family nutrient-binding outer membrane lipoprotein, whose amino-acid sequence is MKKIFLILTSTFVFNSCTRGFEEMNKDKDNFTEETVSVNLLLPNILYRIADTNVDNNFSLGNKVSQMISYIQYNQIDTYTWTANDSYWKLYGQIENLNDIENIGKKSHKEEYIGVAKVLKAFIFTQMSDAYGPIPMSEAGQYKQGILTPKYDSQEEVYKGANQMLKEANQILKKGATIEGDKLYGGDISKWRIFANSLRLRVLIKIMNKQDVSSEIREILSNPNEYPIFKTNQDAAIYYYSGVGNDVSPYSAGRGRVYEIEQLTALSTTMLDLAKKYNDPRIDTWYNKPQNSSHTEHKAIKPGSYSTDYRNLSMLNLNFHYNPTLIKGILMTYSELEFILAEMAEKGWVNLPAKQHYENGVKASFEFWNTAMPQNYLTETAAYTGDKLVLIAEQKWLAFFWNGFEAWNDFKRTGLPQLKPSEGNTNGNKIPSRLIYPSIEQSVNRDNYQKASNLLGGDNINSKMWWQN
- a CDS encoding SusC/RagA family TonB-linked outer membrane protein, yielding MKKNRLCIIGLICMIMGKIDAQQNEKEHQINEVVISSLGIKKEKKKTANAIQALSGSELTEVKTVNPLDNLSGKVSGVQITAGTSGVASSSRIVIRGDNSLNINNNSPMFIIDGIPISNRIFGVGGSPTNQGDLPSDYGSGIMDINPEDIENMSVLKGGAAALYGSRAANGVIMITTKKGQKGRKFAVNYNSSFMFQNPILPEFQSVYGQGGTNSAGERFQLLNGLGENYGPKFDPNLYLLQNGSPEYADGVKIPFVRRYDLRDIFKTGTQIVNNISVQGTTDDISYRISYTNNQNEGYIPNTNLHKNTFSTHSTFKLTPKFDLSTSLNFVNTKSDNVPVTGYGSQGLMYVLYWNHLNNDLKWAKNYWLEPGVKQNYSLGWADNPYLIANENINAFNRDRFFGSIQLDYKINQNFSALIRTGLDYQNEDRTSRRPMASHRYRKGMLRLQDLNFNEVNVDMLLKYQNKFGDFELDVLGGLSRMDRKLGEKFLQSNALMTHGIYSLNNTQNFVSRYSEFTQERINSVLGSINLGYKDYAFLEVTARNDWFSTLPTNKNTYLYPSASFSWLLNKSLNMGRAINLLKIRTNWAIIANGTSPEFLQKKYLSGGLLGTVTNPTVAPNTDIKPETTTTKEVGLEFIGFKNRLEFNASFYQNATKNQIIPVRISDATGYNANLVNAGLVENQGIEAFLRWTAVKSKNFMWNMSFNFTRNRGWVRELYKDLQSYIIAEGPADVTIEARPGGRMGDIYGYVFKRTNDGQIIFNEGLPVLSDTKERIGNYNPDFMLGFRNQFNYKNFSLGVLFDIRKGGVIYSYTNAIGGESGVLPYTLEGRETGIIGKGVKLENGTYVPNDVRVYPEKYYHFGGYYTRNNAESNSFDASFIKLREVSLGYSLPKEWIKSAGMEELHISLVGRNLLRWTKTPQHIDPESMAMSGGTLLPGMEVMQYPVAIGYGVNFNIKF